In Oryzias melastigma strain HK-1 linkage group LG16, ASM292280v2, whole genome shotgun sequence, a single genomic region encodes these proteins:
- the eva1ba gene encoding eva-1 homolog Ba: MDVKKKEMELLSNSIAAMAHIKANPESFGLYFVLGVCFGLVLTLCLLVIRISCKPRTNISPSTPEKKQLKSPNEDQEDSDDEEEEEEEDADELEVQIPLPSTEIPVGNHVGQPDGSLSVNVFTSAEELERAQRLEERERIIREIWRNGQPDILGTGTGTIGRVHYY, encoded by the exons atggatgtgaagaaaaaagaaatggaacTTTTGAGCAACAGCATAGCTGCAATGGCACATATTAAAG CAAATCCAGAGAGCTTTGGGCTGTACTTCGTTCTCGGAGTGTGCTTCGGCCTGGTGCTCACCCTCTGTCTGCTGGTCATCCGGATCTCCTGCAAGCCGCGGACCAACATCAGCCCCTCAACCCCCGAGAAGAAGCAACTGAAAAGTCCAAACGAGGACCAAGAGGACAGCGACGacgaggaagaagaagaggaagaagacgCTGACGAGCTTGAGGTGCAGATCCCGTTGCCCAGCACTGAAATCCCCGTCGGCAACCACGTGGGTCAGCCGGATGGGAGTCTGAGCGTGAATGTGTTTACATCAGCCGAGGAGCTGGAACGGGCCCAGAGGCTGGAGGAGAGAGAACGGATCATCCGGGAGATCTGGAGGAACGGCCAGCCGGACATTCTCGGGACGGGAACGGGGACTATTGGAAGAGTGCACTACTATTAA